In the Streptomyces sp. BHT-5-2 genome, one interval contains:
- a CDS encoding thioesterase family protein yields the protein MSVEPLQAAGPVAYGQLVPVTVHFDDLDALGMLHNSRYPLLVERAWAEYWHGFGFGFDGDWAAAGDMCNVIKEMKVSYERPVTRAGAYAAHLWVERLGRTGLTYGFRLCSADGAETHARGHRVLVRVDPQTLRPTPWSDRARGIAADLLRPEQEPAAGAEAA from the coding sequence GTGAGCGTCGAACCCCTCCAGGCCGCCGGCCCCGTCGCCTACGGGCAACTGGTACCCGTCACCGTCCACTTCGACGACCTCGACGCGCTCGGCATGCTCCACAACTCCCGCTACCCGCTGCTGGTCGAGCGGGCCTGGGCCGAGTACTGGCACGGGTTCGGCTTCGGCTTCGACGGCGACTGGGCCGCCGCCGGCGACATGTGCAACGTCATCAAGGAGATGAAGGTCTCCTACGAGCGCCCGGTCACCCGCGCCGGAGCCTACGCCGCCCACCTGTGGGTCGAACGCCTCGGCCGCACCGGCCTCACCTACGGCTTCCGGCTCTGCTCCGCCGACGGCGCCGAGACCCACGCCCGCGGCCACCGCGTCCTGGTCCGCGTCGACCCGCAGACGCTCCGCCCCACGCCGTGGTCGGACCGGGCCCGGGGCATCGCCGCGGACCTGCTGCGACCGGAGCAGGAGCCGGCCGCCGGCGCCGAAGCGGCCTGA
- a CDS encoding NAD(P)/FAD-dependent oxidoreductase, giving the protein MTSTVPPAVPHTTAQPPITMFGPDFPYAYDDFLAHPAGLGQIPATEHGTEVAIVGGGLSGIVTAYELMKMGLKPVVYEADQIGGRLRTVGFDGCSAAAGEEELNCELGAMRFPPSSTALQHYIDLVGLTTTPFPNPLAESTPSTVVDLKGESHYAETLDDLPPVYRQVAEAWNACLEEGADFSDMNQAMRERDVPRIREIWAKLVEKLDNQTFYGFLCDSSAFTSFRHREIFGQVGFGTGGWDTDFPNSILEILRVVYTEADDHHRGIVGGSQQLPLRLWEREPQKIVHWAPGTSLSSLHDGTPRPAVTRLHRTAGNRITVTDASGDIRSYKAVVFTAQSWMLLSKIECDDDLFPIDHWTAIERTHYMESSKLFVPVDRPFWLDKDEHTGRDVMSMTLTDRMTRGTYLLDNGPDRPAVICLSYTWCDDSLKWLPLSANERMEVMLKSLGEIYPKVDIRKHIIGNPVTVSWENEPYFMGAFKANLPGHYRYQRRLFTHFMQELLPEDKRGIFLAGDDISWTAGWAEGAIQTALNAVWGVMHHLGGGTDAANPGPGDVYDEIAPVELPED; this is encoded by the coding sequence ATGACGTCCACGGTGCCCCCCGCCGTCCCGCACACCACCGCGCAGCCGCCGATCACCATGTTCGGCCCGGACTTCCCCTACGCGTACGACGACTTCCTCGCGCACCCCGCGGGCCTCGGGCAGATCCCGGCGACCGAGCACGGCACCGAGGTGGCCATCGTCGGCGGCGGCCTCTCCGGCATCGTCACCGCGTACGAGCTGATGAAGATGGGCCTCAAGCCCGTCGTCTACGAGGCGGACCAGATAGGCGGCCGGCTGCGCACCGTCGGCTTCGACGGCTGCTCGGCCGCGGCCGGCGAGGAGGAGCTGAACTGCGAGCTGGGCGCGATGCGCTTCCCGCCGTCCTCCACCGCGCTCCAGCACTACATCGACCTGGTGGGCCTGACGACCACGCCGTTCCCCAACCCGCTGGCCGAGTCCACCCCCTCGACCGTCGTCGACCTCAAGGGCGAGTCGCACTACGCCGAGACCCTGGACGACCTGCCCCCGGTCTACCGCCAGGTCGCCGAGGCGTGGAACGCCTGCCTGGAGGAGGGTGCCGACTTCTCCGACATGAACCAGGCCATGCGCGAGCGCGACGTCCCGCGCATCCGCGAGATCTGGGCGAAGCTCGTCGAGAAGCTCGACAACCAGACCTTCTACGGCTTCCTCTGCGACTCCTCGGCCTTCACCTCCTTCCGGCACCGCGAGATCTTCGGCCAGGTCGGCTTCGGCACCGGCGGCTGGGACACCGACTTCCCCAACTCCATCCTGGAGATCCTGCGGGTCGTCTACACCGAGGCCGACGACCACCACCGCGGCATCGTCGGCGGCTCCCAGCAGCTGCCGCTGCGCCTGTGGGAGCGTGAGCCGCAGAAGATCGTGCACTGGGCGCCGGGCACCTCGCTGTCCTCGCTGCACGACGGCACGCCCCGGCCGGCCGTGACCCGGCTGCACCGCACCGCCGGCAACCGCATCACCGTCACCGACGCCTCCGGCGACATCCGCTCCTACAAGGCGGTGGTCTTCACCGCGCAGAGCTGGATGCTGCTGTCGAAGATCGAGTGCGACGACGACCTGTTCCCGATCGACCACTGGACGGCGATCGAGCGCACCCACTACATGGAGTCCAGCAAGCTCTTCGTCCCGGTGGACCGGCCGTTCTGGCTGGACAAGGACGAGCACACCGGCCGCGACGTGATGTCGATGACGCTCACCGACCGGATGACGCGCGGGACGTATCTCCTCGACAACGGCCCGGACCGGCCGGCCGTCATCTGCCTGTCCTACACCTGGTGCGACGACAGCCTGAAGTGGCTGCCGCTGTCGGCGAACGAGCGCATGGAGGTCATGCTCAAGTCGCTCGGCGAGATCTACCCCAAGGTCGACATCCGGAAGCACATCATCGGCAACCCGGTGACCGTCTCCTGGGAGAACGAGCCCTACTTCATGGGCGCGTTCAAGGCCAACCTGCCGGGGCACTACCGCTACCAGCGGCGCCTGTTCACCCACTTCATGCAGGAGCTGCTCCCCGAGGACAAGCGCGGCATCTTCCTCGCCGGCGACGACATCTCCTGGACGGCGGGCTGGGCCGAGGGCGCGATCCAGACCGCGCTGAACGCGGTGTGGGGCGTGATGCACCACCTCGGCGGCGGCACCGACGCGGCCAACCCGGGCCCCGGCGACGTCTACGACGAGATCGCGCCGGTGGAGCTCCCGGAGGACTGA
- a CDS encoding uracil-xanthine permease family protein, whose product MGLGVRWTVHGDGRNPAPGAVVRPDERLSWPRTVGLGAQHVVAMFGASFVAPVLMGLDPNLAIMMSGVATVIFLLATRGRVPSYLGCSLSFVGVAAVIRAQGGTSATVTGAVLVVGVALFLVGLAVQRFGARIIHAAMPPVVTGAVVMLIGFNLAPVTAGTYWPQDQWVALLTMLVTGFAVVCLRGFWSRIAIFLGLVFGYAVSWVFDRAFGMIHSVDGAGKVTDHWRLDLSAVGKADWIGLPSIHGPSFQWSAVLVALPVVIALVAENAGHVKAVGEMTGDPLDDKLGTAISADGVASVLSTSLGGPPNTTYSENIGVMAATRVYSTAAYWAAAGFALLFGLCPKFGAVVAAIPGGVLGGITVILYGMIGLLGAQIWVHNKVDLRNPLNLVPVAAGVIIGIGGVSLRLTDTFQLSGIALGTIVVLIGYHGLRALAPAHLKEQQPLLDEGTSAYDRTDGPEDRS is encoded by the coding sequence ATGGGCCTCGGCGTGCGCTGGACCGTGCATGGCGACGGGCGCAACCCGGCCCCCGGCGCCGTGGTCAGACCGGACGAACGGCTCTCGTGGCCGCGTACGGTGGGCCTCGGCGCACAGCACGTCGTCGCGATGTTCGGGGCGAGCTTCGTCGCCCCGGTCCTCATGGGCCTCGACCCCAACCTCGCGATCATGATGTCGGGCGTCGCCACCGTCATCTTCCTGCTGGCCACCCGCGGCCGGGTGCCCTCGTACCTCGGCTGCTCACTGTCCTTCGTCGGGGTCGCGGCGGTCATCCGGGCGCAGGGCGGCACCAGCGCCACGGTGACCGGCGCGGTCCTCGTGGTCGGGGTGGCGCTGTTCCTGGTCGGGCTGGCCGTCCAGCGGTTCGGGGCGCGGATCATCCACGCCGCTATGCCGCCGGTGGTGACCGGTGCCGTGGTCATGCTGATCGGCTTCAACCTGGCGCCGGTGACGGCCGGCACGTACTGGCCGCAGGACCAGTGGGTGGCGCTGCTGACCATGCTGGTGACCGGCTTCGCCGTGGTCTGCCTGCGCGGGTTCTGGTCCCGGATCGCGATCTTCCTCGGCCTGGTCTTCGGCTACGCCGTCTCCTGGGTCTTCGACCGGGCCTTCGGGATGATCCACTCCGTCGACGGCGCGGGCAAGGTGACCGACCACTGGCGGCTGGACCTCTCCGCGGTGGGCAAGGCCGACTGGATCGGCCTGCCGTCGATCCACGGCCCGAGCTTCCAGTGGTCGGCGGTCCTGGTGGCGCTGCCGGTCGTGATCGCGCTGGTGGCGGAGAACGCCGGGCACGTCAAGGCGGTCGGCGAGATGACCGGCGACCCGCTGGACGACAAGCTCGGCACCGCGATCTCCGCGGACGGCGTGGCCTCGGTGCTCTCCACCTCGCTGGGCGGCCCGCCGAACACCACCTACTCCGAGAACATCGGCGTGATGGCGGCGACCCGGGTCTACTCCACCGCCGCCTACTGGGCGGCCGCCGGCTTCGCGCTCCTCTTCGGCCTGTGCCCGAAGTTCGGTGCGGTGGTGGCCGCGATCCCCGGCGGCGTGCTGGGCGGCATCACGGTCATCCTCTACGGCATGATCGGCCTGCTGGGCGCCCAGATCTGGGTCCACAACAAGGTCGACCTGCGCAATCCGCTCAACCTCGTGCCGGTCGCCGCCGGCGTCATCATCGGCATCGGCGGGGTCAGCCTGCGCCTGACCGACACCTTCCAGCTGAGCGGGATCGCGCTGGGCACCATCGTGGTGCTCATCGGCTACCACGGGCTGCGCGCCCTGGCCCCCGCCCACCTCAAGGAACAGCAGCCGCTGCTGGACGAGGGCACCTCGGCCTACGACCGGACGGACGGCCCCGAGGACCGGTCGTAG
- a CDS encoding SDR family oxidoreductase — MTDTTDILVTGGTGVLGHAVVGRLLDGGHRVRSLSRHPHTGIARPRPHSYAVDLRDGTGLAEAVAGVDAVVHCASTPAGGDTEAAGRLIEAVRRAGVRHLVYISIVGVDRIPLRYYRAKLAVERLLAGSGVGWTVLRATQFHQLLLRLVRTGARSPVVPVPAGVRFQPVDAGEVAGRLVELALGEPAGRVADMGGPEVLTADEVVRMTLAAGGRRRLPLPVWLPGASAAALRRGENLAPEHAVGRRTYAEFLAERTR; from the coding sequence ATGACAGACACCACGGACATCCTCGTCACCGGCGGCACCGGCGTCCTCGGGCACGCCGTGGTCGGCCGGCTGCTGGACGGCGGGCACCGCGTCCGCTCGCTGAGCCGGCATCCGCACACCGGTATCGCGCGGCCCCGCCCGCACTCGTACGCGGTGGACCTGCGGGACGGCACCGGGCTGGCGGAGGCGGTGGCGGGGGTGGACGCGGTGGTGCACTGCGCCTCCACACCCGCCGGCGGTGACACGGAGGCGGCCGGGCGGCTGATCGAGGCGGTGCGCCGGGCCGGGGTACGGCACCTGGTGTACATCTCGATCGTCGGCGTGGACCGGATCCCGCTGCGCTACTACCGCGCCAAGCTGGCCGTGGAGCGGCTGCTGGCGGGGTCCGGGGTCGGCTGGACGGTGCTGCGGGCGACGCAGTTCCACCAACTGCTGCTCCGGCTCGTCAGGACGGGCGCGCGGTCACCCGTCGTGCCGGTGCCGGCCGGGGTCCGATTCCAGCCCGTCGACGCCGGTGAAGTGGCGGGCCGGCTGGTCGAGTTGGCGCTGGGCGAACCGGCCGGGCGGGTCGCCGACATGGGCGGGCCGGAGGTACTGACGGCGGACGAGGTGGTCCGGATGACGCTGGCGGCGGGCGGACGGCGCCGGCTGCCACTGCCGGTGTGGCTGCCCGGTGCGAGCGCGGCGGCGCTGCGGCGCGGCGAGAACCTCGCCCCCGAGCACGCGGTCGGCCGGCGCACCTACGCGGAGTTCCTGGCGGAGCGGACGAGGTGA
- a CDS encoding TIGR03619 family F420-dependent LLM class oxidoreductase: MTLRLGLGLPQMPQYDPRRDVRDVARAAEETGFDSVWTFERALVPDEPLDGLYGTPGLPWPDFYRHCTDPLVTLALAAAVTDRVRLGTSVLVSGLHAPFPLARTLATLDAAGGGRVLAGFGTGWSQDEYRAAGVTAYPDRGAQMDELLDVCAAVWGPDPVAYRGRWTQIAPASVGPKPARPIPVYLAGSGGRALERVARRADGWLPGHVTGPQLALCLVKLKEAAARHGRDAGKLDVVLRVGVELTGAPLPEAGRRPYTGSPEQVLADLAGAAEAGAREVLLDLQTHCRDGAELADRAAELHGRVRAAGL; encoded by the coding sequence ATGACGTTGAGACTGGGACTGGGGTTGCCCCAGATGCCGCAGTACGACCCGCGGCGCGATGTGCGGGACGTGGCCCGCGCCGCGGAGGAGACCGGCTTCGACAGTGTCTGGACCTTCGAGCGGGCGCTGGTCCCGGACGAGCCGCTGGACGGGCTCTACGGCACCCCGGGCCTGCCCTGGCCCGACTTCTACCGCCACTGCACCGACCCGCTGGTCACCCTGGCCCTGGCCGCCGCCGTCACCGACCGGGTCCGGCTGGGCACCAGCGTGCTGGTCTCCGGGCTGCACGCGCCGTTCCCGCTCGCCCGGACACTGGCGACGCTGGACGCGGCCGGCGGCGGGCGGGTGCTGGCGGGCTTCGGGACCGGCTGGTCGCAGGACGAGTACCGGGCCGCCGGGGTCACCGCGTACCCCGACCGCGGGGCCCAGATGGACGAGCTGCTGGACGTCTGTGCGGCGGTCTGGGGGCCCGACCCGGTGGCGTACCGGGGCCGCTGGACACAGATCGCGCCGGCGTCGGTCGGGCCCAAGCCGGCCCGGCCGATCCCGGTCTATCTGGCCGGGAGCGGCGGCCGGGCCCTGGAGCGGGTGGCCCGGCGCGCCGACGGCTGGCTCCCCGGACATGTGACAGGTCCTCAACTCGCCCTGTGCCTGGTGAAGTTGAAGGAGGCGGCCGCCCGGCACGGCCGCGACGCCGGGAAGCTGGACGTGGTCCTGCGGGTCGGGGTCGAACTGACCGGCGCGCCGCTGCCGGAGGCCGGGCGCCGCCCGTACACCGGTAGCCCCGAGCAGGTGCTGGCGGATCTGGCCGGCGCCGCGGAGGCCGGCGCGCGGGAGGTCCTGCTGGACCTCCAGACGCACTGCCGGGACGGCGCGGAGCTGGCCGACCGGGCCGCCGAGCTGCACGGACGGGTGCGGGCGGCCGGACTGTAG
- the ribD gene encoding bifunctional diaminohydroxyphosphoribosylaminopyrimidine deaminase/5-amino-6-(5-phosphoribosylamino)uracil reductase RibD has protein sequence MRRAIELAARGLGRTSPNPIVGCVVLDSAGRTAGEGWHQRAGGPHAEIHALRAAGDRARGGTAVVTLEPCNHTGRTGPCARALIDAGVARVVYAVADPDPTATGGALTLAEAGVDVEGGLLADEAAAGNEAWLTSVLRGRPFVLWKYAATLDGRIAAADGTSRWISSPESRADVHRLRAAADAVIVGSGTARADDPQLGARIAGLDDDEVSQPLRVVVDSGATAVKAGARVLDGTAPTLIAVAEDTDADHLEGLAPLVRLPRAPRGRGLSLPALLQALHARDVRSVLLEGGPTLAGAFLAAGLVDKVVGYLAPVLLGAGPAAVGDAGITTIAQALRLDVTDTARLGPDLRITATPIRHARPEEN, from the coding sequence ATGCGCCGGGCCATCGAGCTCGCCGCCCGCGGCCTCGGTCGCACCAGCCCGAACCCGATCGTCGGCTGTGTCGTCCTGGATTCCGCGGGCCGCACCGCGGGCGAGGGCTGGCACCAGCGGGCCGGTGGACCGCACGCCGAGATCCACGCCCTGCGCGCCGCGGGCGACCGCGCCCGGGGCGGCACCGCGGTGGTCACCCTCGAACCCTGCAACCACACCGGCCGCACCGGCCCCTGTGCCCGGGCACTGATCGACGCCGGGGTCGCCCGGGTCGTCTACGCCGTGGCCGACCCCGACCCCACCGCCACCGGCGGCGCCCTGACCCTGGCCGAGGCCGGCGTCGACGTCGAGGGCGGACTGCTCGCCGACGAGGCCGCGGCCGGCAACGAAGCCTGGCTGACCTCGGTGCTGCGCGGCCGCCCGTTCGTGCTCTGGAAGTACGCCGCCACCCTCGACGGCCGGATCGCCGCCGCCGACGGCACCAGCCGCTGGATCTCCTCGCCCGAGTCCCGCGCCGACGTGCACCGACTGCGCGCCGCCGCGGACGCCGTGATCGTCGGCTCCGGCACCGCCCGCGCCGACGACCCGCAGCTCGGCGCGCGGATCGCCGGCCTCGACGACGACGAGGTCAGCCAGCCGCTGCGGGTCGTGGTCGACTCCGGCGCCACCGCCGTCAAGGCCGGCGCCCGGGTCCTGGACGGCACCGCCCCGACCCTGATCGCGGTCGCCGAGGACACGGACGCCGACCACCTCGAAGGACTCGCCCCGCTGGTCCGGCTGCCGCGCGCCCCGCGCGGGCGCGGGCTGTCCCTCCCCGCCCTGCTCCAGGCCCTGCACGCCCGCGACGTGCGGTCCGTGCTGCTCGAAGGCGGGCCCACGCTCGCCGGCGCGTTCCTCGCCGCCGGGCTCGTCGACAAGGTCGTCGGCTATCTCGCGCCGGTGCTGCTCGGCGCCGGCCCGGCCGCCGTCGGCGACGCCGGAATCACCACGATCGCCCAGGCGTTGCGGCTCGACGTGACCGACACCGCCCGCCTGGGCCCCGACCTCCGCATCACCGCGACCCCCATTCGCCACGCCCGTCCCGAGGAGAACTGA
- a CDS encoding ROK family transcriptional regulator — MHAPFAAAAGRTASPATARRINDRLALQLLQSEGELTAGQLARLTGLSRPTVADLVDRLQGAGLIAVVGESGARRRGPNARLYGIVADRAHLLGLDLRTRSLTVAVADLLGRVRAERTVPFGPFGTPGADDASAAPGPPDTATALATALAAVDGTLAEAGATGPHTLAIGAPGLVDPATGRLGGTAPAWHDALIGALRDRRAGTVLLENEVNLAALAEQRDGAARDRDTFVLLWLGHGTGAAVVLDGALRRGASGGAGEIGFLPVPGTGRLPSATGCDGGFHALAGAAAIARLAAEHGRRPRPGALPEHTDAPPAEALVRDAVAAGGAAAPFLDALAARIALGAAGVCAVLDPGCVVLGGEIGRAGGDPLAARVAGHLARLSPLRTDVRAGTVGGRAVLRGAVLAARDAAQNELFGGAG, encoded by the coding sequence ATGCACGCACCGTTCGCGGCGGCCGCCGGCCGTACCGCCTCCCCGGCCACCGCCCGCCGGATCAACGACCGGCTCGCCCTCCAACTCCTCCAGTCCGAAGGTGAATTGACGGCAGGTCAGCTTGCGCGGCTGACCGGTCTGTCCCGGCCCACCGTCGCGGACCTGGTCGACCGCCTCCAGGGCGCCGGGCTGATCGCCGTCGTCGGCGAGAGCGGCGCCCGGCGGCGCGGCCCCAACGCCCGCCTCTACGGGATCGTCGCCGACCGGGCCCATCTGCTCGGCCTCGACCTGCGCACCCGCAGCCTCACCGTCGCGGTCGCCGACCTCCTCGGCCGGGTGCGGGCCGAACGCACCGTCCCGTTCGGCCCGTTCGGCACACCCGGTGCCGACGACGCGTCCGCCGCGCCCGGCCCGCCCGACACCGCGACGGCCCTCGCCACCGCGCTCGCCGCCGTCGACGGGACCCTCGCCGAGGCCGGCGCGACCGGCCCGCACACCCTCGCCATCGGCGCCCCCGGCCTCGTCGACCCGGCCACCGGACGGCTCGGCGGCACCGCCCCCGCCTGGCACGACGCCCTGATCGGTGCGCTGCGCGACCGCAGGGCCGGCACCGTCCTGCTGGAGAACGAAGTCAACCTCGCCGCCCTCGCCGAGCAGCGGGACGGTGCCGCCCGCGACCGCGACACCTTCGTCCTGCTCTGGCTCGGCCACGGCACCGGCGCCGCGGTGGTCCTGGACGGGGCGCTGCGCCGCGGGGCCTCCGGCGGCGCCGGCGAGATCGGCTTCCTGCCGGTCCCCGGCACCGGCCGGCTGCCGTCCGCCACCGGCTGCGACGGCGGCTTCCACGCCCTCGCCGGCGCCGCCGCGATCGCCCGGCTCGCCGCCGAACACGGCCGGAGGCCCCGCCCCGGCGCCCTCCCCGAGCACACCGACGCGCCGCCCGCCGAGGCCCTGGTCCGGGACGCGGTGGCCGCCGGCGGTGCCGCGGCCCCGTTCCTCGACGCGCTGGCCGCCCGGATCGCGCTCGGCGCGGCGGGCGTGTGCGCGGTGCTCGACCCCGGGTGCGTCGTCCTCGGCGGCGAGATCGGCCGGGCCGGCGGCGACCCGCTGGCCGCACGCGTCGCCGGCCACCTCGCCCGGCTCTCCCCGCTGCGCACGGACGTCCGCGCCGGCACCGTCGGCGGCCGGGCGGTGCTGCGCGGCGCGGTGCTCGCCGCCCGGGACGCCGCGCAGAACGAGCTGTTCGGCGGCGCCGGTTGA
- a CDS encoding DUF5995 family protein yields the protein MAHVLARMRTLDRALPATDGVAVFNRVYLTVTEAVAQQVGGGAFEDPEAAGELDVHFARRYFTAVDADATGLRPPACWRPLFQLRRHPRVRPLQFALAGINAHIGHDLALAVVDTCRALECEPPALEGDFDRIGTLLTALEEGIRETLMPGPDLLDIADPLTHLIGSWSLTKARDGAWAAARMMWGVRRHPEIAEEFADRLDASVGLIGRCLLTPLG from the coding sequence GTGGCGCACGTCCTGGCACGGATGCGGACACTGGACCGGGCGCTGCCCGCCACCGACGGCGTGGCGGTGTTCAACCGCGTCTACCTCACCGTCACCGAGGCCGTCGCGCAGCAGGTGGGCGGCGGCGCCTTCGAGGACCCGGAGGCCGCCGGCGAACTGGACGTCCACTTCGCCCGCCGCTACTTCACCGCGGTGGACGCCGACGCCACCGGGCTGCGCCCGCCGGCCTGCTGGCGGCCGCTGTTCCAGCTGCGGCGGCACCCCCGGGTCCGCCCGCTCCAGTTCGCGCTGGCCGGTATCAACGCGCACATCGGCCACGACCTGGCCCTGGCCGTCGTGGACACCTGCCGGGCCCTGGAGTGCGAACCACCCGCCCTGGAAGGCGACTTCGACCGCATCGGCACCCTCCTCACCGCCCTGGAGGAGGGCATCCGGGAGACCCTGATGCCCGGCCCCGACCTGCTGGACATCGCCGATCCGCTCACCCATCTCATCGGCTCCTGGAGCCTTACGAAGGCCCGCGACGGCGCCTGGGCCGCGGCCCGGATGATGTGGGGCGTCCGCCGGCACCCGGAGATCGCCGAGGAGTTCGCCGACCGCCTGGACGCGAGCGTGGGCCTGATCGGACGCTGCCTGCTGACACCGCTGGGATAG
- a CDS encoding MFS transporter, whose protein sequence is MAGNGVPGSSPRAPLPRPGLRLRRARWAVAAVFLVHGSVTGNFATRIPWIQDHAQLPPGELGLALAFPAIGASLAMPLAGRIAHRFGTRAALRGLLALWTLSLALPALSPDVFVLCGALLLYGGASGMADVAMNALGVETEERLGRPIMSGLHGMWSVGALLGSATGTVAAHTGTDARLHLAGAAAVSTLLGAVACQGVLDLRGAPEEQPPPRFAPPPRSALVIGAVGFCAVFAEGASLDWSAVYLRDLLGTGAGPAAACTTAFSCTMAAARLAGDRVVARCGPVRTVRAGGVLATAGGLLIVTAGRPAQAMAGFGLVGLGIAVVVPLAFAAAGRSGPAPGQAIAGVATITYTSGLIAPSAIGGIAQATSLTGSFLLVTVLACGLVAGARALRVPARAATAATAGAPAAAGHGGGPERP, encoded by the coding sequence ATGGCTGGCAACGGCGTCCCCGGCAGCTCTCCCCGTGCCCCGCTCCCCCGCCCCGGCCTCCGGCTGCGCCGTGCCCGCTGGGCCGTCGCGGCGGTGTTCCTCGTCCATGGCTCGGTCACCGGAAACTTCGCCACCCGCATCCCCTGGATCCAGGACCACGCCCAGCTCCCGCCGGGCGAGCTCGGCCTGGCCCTGGCCTTCCCGGCGATCGGCGCATCGCTGGCCATGCCGCTGGCCGGCCGGATCGCCCACCGCTTCGGCACCCGCGCGGCGCTGCGCGGACTGCTCGCGCTGTGGACGCTGTCGCTGGCGCTGCCCGCCCTCTCCCCCGACGTGTTCGTGCTCTGCGGCGCGCTGCTGCTCTACGGCGGCGCCTCGGGCATGGCGGACGTGGCGATGAACGCGCTGGGGGTGGAGACCGAGGAGCGGCTGGGCCGGCCGATCATGTCGGGGCTGCACGGCATGTGGAGCGTGGGCGCGCTGCTGGGGTCGGCGACCGGCACCGTCGCCGCGCACACCGGCACCGACGCCCGGCTCCATCTCGCGGGCGCCGCCGCGGTGTCGACCCTGCTCGGGGCGGTGGCCTGCCAGGGGGTTCTGGACCTGCGCGGCGCCCCCGAGGAGCAGCCGCCGCCGCGCTTCGCGCCGCCGCCCCGGTCGGCGCTGGTGATCGGCGCCGTGGGGTTCTGCGCGGTGTTCGCCGAGGGGGCGTCGCTGGACTGGTCGGCGGTCTACCTCCGCGACCTGCTGGGTACCGGCGCGGGGCCGGCGGCCGCCTGCACCACCGCGTTCTCCTGCACGATGGCGGCCGCCCGGCTGGCCGGGGACCGGGTCGTGGCGCGGTGCGGCCCGGTGCGCACGGTCCGGGCGGGCGGGGTGCTGGCCACCGCCGGCGGGCTGTTGATCGTCACCGCCGGCCGTCCGGCCCAGGCGATGGCCGGCTTCGGGCTGGTCGGCCTGGGGATCGCGGTGGTGGTCCCGCTGGCGTTCGCGGCGGCCGGGCGCAGCGGCCCGGCCCCCGGCCAGGCCATAGCCGGGGTGGCGACGATCACCTACACCTCGGGCCTGATCGCCCCGTCGGCGATCGGCGGCATCGCCCAGGCGACCTCGCTGACCGGCTCGTTCCTGCTGGTGACGGTGCTGGCCTGCGGTCTGGTGGCGGGGGCGCGGGCGCTACGGGTGCCGGCCCGCGCGGCCACGGCGGCCACGGCGGGTGCACCGGCCGCCGCCGGCCACGGCGGCGGCCCGGAGCGCCCGTGA
- a CDS encoding carbon-nitrogen hydrolase family protein, translated as MSPLHTALLQSSGRPGDVAHNLKILDEAAREAAATGARLLACPELFLTGYAIGGDLHRLAEPADGASARAVAETAAAHRIAILYGYPERAPEAHGVVHNSARLIGPDGTPLANYRKTHLFGCFEREWFTPGEQQVVQAELDGIRIGLLICYDVEFPENVRAHALAGTDLLLVPTAQMHPFQIVPEQMIPVRAFENQMYVAYVNRVGAEGEFEFVGLSCLAGPDGVVRARAGRSEQLVQAAVDPAFLKEARADNPYLQDRRPELYTDLA; from the coding sequence ATGTCGCCGCTGCACACCGCCCTGCTCCAGAGTTCGGGACGGCCCGGCGACGTGGCGCACAACCTCAAGATCCTCGACGAGGCGGCCCGCGAGGCGGCCGCGACCGGCGCCCGGCTGCTGGCCTGCCCCGAGCTGTTCCTCACCGGCTATGCGATCGGCGGAGACCTGCACCGCCTCGCCGAGCCGGCCGACGGCGCCAGTGCCCGGGCCGTCGCGGAGACCGCCGCCGCCCACCGGATCGCGATCCTCTACGGCTACCCGGAACGCGCCCCCGAGGCGCACGGCGTCGTCCACAACTCCGCCCGGCTGATCGGCCCGGACGGCACCCCGCTCGCCAACTACCGCAAGACGCACCTCTTCGGCTGCTTCGAGCGCGAGTGGTTCACCCCGGGCGAGCAGCAGGTCGTCCAGGCGGAGCTGGACGGGATCCGGATCGGCCTGCTGATCTGCTACGACGTGGAGTTCCCGGAGAACGTCCGGGCGCACGCGCTGGCCGGGACCGACCTGCTGCTGGTGCCCACCGCGCAGATGCACCCCTTCCAGATCGTGCCGGAGCAGATGATCCCGGTGCGCGCCTTCGAGAACCAGATGTACGTGGCGTACGTCAACCGCGTCGGTGCGGAGGGCGAGTTCGAGTTCGTCGGACTCAGCTGCCTGGCCGGACCGGACGGTGTCGTCCGTGCCCGCGCCGGACGCTCCGAGCAGCTGGTGCAGGCCGCCGTCGACCCGGCCTTCCTCAAGGAGGCGCGGGCGGACAACCCCTATCTGCAGGACCGGAGGCCGGAGCTCTACACCGACCTCGCCTGA